The following are from one region of the Scylla paramamosain isolate STU-SP2022 chromosome 45, ASM3559412v1, whole genome shotgun sequence genome:
- the LOC135094392 gene encoding uncharacterized protein LOC135094392 has protein sequence MDEDRLRRLAVLVLLCGVFLVTSWIEDITYTMQETRTAAEKMTGKKVARSEGTEGGKERRGGRKGDYGTSMHEEGEEKEEEEEEGGEEEADYIKKFKAKSRLYVRTSSFHLDLYSCLPRFICELHAQAPGADLTDFEKDVLSLFRNHVVLEGPGSPAYPYQVAAHMGQLWTGVEPSPCHSLYPSCPLSRALLIDLLRNIKTSRRLFY, from the exons ATGGATGAGGACAGGTTAAGGAGACTTGCGGTGCTGGTGCTTCTGTGTGGCGTGTTTCTCGTCACCTCATGGATTGAAGACATCACCTACACCATGCAGGAGACGAGAACTGCTGCTGAaaag ATGACCGGGAAGAAGGTAGCAAGATCtgaagggacggaaggagggaaagagagaagaggtgggaggaagggagactaCGGTACCTCCATGcacgaggaaggggaggaaaaggaggaggaggaggaggagggaggagaggaagaagccgATTATATTAAGAAGTTTAAAGCGAAATCAC GTCTCTACGTTCGCACCTCGTCCTTCCATCTGGACCTGTACTCTTGTCTACCTCGCTTCATCTGTGAGCTCCACGCGCAGGCACCGGGCGCTGATTTGACAGATTTTGAAAAGGATGTGCTTAGCTTGTttag GAACCACGTGGTGTTGGAAGGGCCAGGCTCCCCTGCCTACCCCTACCAGGTGGCAGCGCACATGGGTCAGCTGTGGACAGGGGTGGAGCCTTCCCCCTGCCACTCCCTGTACCCCTCCTGTCCCCTGTCACGTGCCCTCCTTATTGACCTGCTGAGAAATATTAAGACTTCACGCAGGCTgttttactga
- the LOC135094391 gene encoding transcriptional repressor protein YY1-like isoform X1, giving the protein MSSSDFVTEVEVQPEIQEVEIEAIPVDMPVDAIETYEGEPIISLQQLPEPGREEIIFQTQEEVVGEQEIPYEIPVPVENDVCVESSPGPSKRQKKGQKRRREVIEDFTATTSLGQKWEQKQVQIKTLEGEFSVTMWSSGVDEGNEWCFPDELSNPEPDPDYTEYMTGSNKKLAGIPGVDLSDPKQLAEFAKIKPKKASSDDIARTIACPHKGCNKMFRDNSAMRKHLHTHGPRVHVCAECGKAFVESSKLKRHQLVHTGEKPFQCTFEGCGKRFSLDFNLRTHVRIHTGDRPYVCPFDGCNKKFAQSTNLKSHILTHAKAKNNMRAATSSTPQYETDYNSTQQYVQVEMPSPDDQQFVIYTS; this is encoded by the exons ATGTCGTCCTCTGATTTCGTGACGGAGGTGGAGGTGCAGCCGGAGATCCAGGAGGTGGAGATCGAGGCCATCCCGGTGGACATGCCCGTGGATGCGATAGAGACCTACGAGGGGGAGCCGATCATCTCCCTCCAGCAACTACCCGAGCCCGGCCGAGAGGAGATCATTTTCCAGACACAGGAGGAGGTTGTGGGCGAGCAGGAGATCCCATATGAAATTCCAGTGCCCGTTGAGAATGATGTGTGCGTTGAGTCGTCCCCAGGCCCTTCCAAGCGGCAGAAAAAGGGGCAGAAGAGAAGACGTGAGGTGATAGAGGACTTCACAGCGACCACCTCCCTGGGACAGAAATGGGAACAGAAGCAGGTGCAGATTAAGACGCTGGAGGGCGAGTTCTCCGTCACCATGTGGTCTTCAGGCGTCGACGAAG gtAATGAATGGTGCTTTCCAGATGAGCTGAGTAACCCTGAGCCAGACCCAGACTACACTGAGTATATGACGGGTTCCAACAAGAAGCTGGCAGGCATCCCCGGTGTGGACCTCTCCGACCCCAAGCAGCTTGCAGAGTTCGCCAAGATTAAGCCCAAGAAAGCCAGCAGTGATGATATAGCGCGCACCATAGCCTGTCCACACAAG GGCTGCAATAAAATGTTCCGTGACAACTCCGCCATGAGgaaacacttacacacacacggccCACGCGTCCACGTGTGTGCAGAGTGTGGCAAGGCCTTCGTGGAGTCCTCCAAACTCAAGAGACACCAGCTGGTACACACCGGAGAGAAGCCCTTCCAG tgtaCGTTTGAGGGGTGTGGGAAGCGGTTCTCTCTGGACTTCAATCTGCGCACCCACGTTCGCATCCACACAGGTGACCGGCCCTACGTGTGTCCCTTCGATGGCTGCAACAAGAAGTTTGCCCAGAGCACCAACCTCAAGTCACACATTCTGACACACGCCAAGGCAAA GAACAACATGAGAGCAGCCACCAGTAGCACTCCACAGTATGAAACCGACTACAACTCAACTCAGCAGTATGTCCAAGTAGAAATGCCCTCACCAGATGACCAGCAGTTTGTCATCTACACCAGCTAA
- the LOC135094391 gene encoding transcriptional repressor protein YY1-like isoform X2 gives MSSSDFVTEVEVQPEIQEVEIEAIPVDMPVDAIETYEGEPIISLQQLPEPGREEIIFQTQEEVVGEQEIPYEIPVPVENDVCVESSPGPSKRQKKGQKRRREVIEDFTATTSLGQKWEQKQVQIKTLEGEFSVTMWSSGVDEDELSNPEPDPDYTEYMTGSNKKLAGIPGVDLSDPKQLAEFAKIKPKKASSDDIARTIACPHKGCNKMFRDNSAMRKHLHTHGPRVHVCAECGKAFVESSKLKRHQLVHTGEKPFQCTFEGCGKRFSLDFNLRTHVRIHTGDRPYVCPFDGCNKKFAQSTNLKSHILTHAKAKNNMRAATSSTPQYETDYNSTQQYVQVEMPSPDDQQFVIYTS, from the exons ATGTCGTCCTCTGATTTCGTGACGGAGGTGGAGGTGCAGCCGGAGATCCAGGAGGTGGAGATCGAGGCCATCCCGGTGGACATGCCCGTGGATGCGATAGAGACCTACGAGGGGGAGCCGATCATCTCCCTCCAGCAACTACCCGAGCCCGGCCGAGAGGAGATCATTTTCCAGACACAGGAGGAGGTTGTGGGCGAGCAGGAGATCCCATATGAAATTCCAGTGCCCGTTGAGAATGATGTGTGCGTTGAGTCGTCCCCAGGCCCTTCCAAGCGGCAGAAAAAGGGGCAGAAGAGAAGACGTGAGGTGATAGAGGACTTCACAGCGACCACCTCCCTGGGACAGAAATGGGAACAGAAGCAGGTGCAGATTAAGACGCTGGAGGGCGAGTTCTCCGTCACCATGTGGTCTTCAGGCGTCGACGAAG ATGAGCTGAGTAACCCTGAGCCAGACCCAGACTACACTGAGTATATGACGGGTTCCAACAAGAAGCTGGCAGGCATCCCCGGTGTGGACCTCTCCGACCCCAAGCAGCTTGCAGAGTTCGCCAAGATTAAGCCCAAGAAAGCCAGCAGTGATGATATAGCGCGCACCATAGCCTGTCCACACAAG GGCTGCAATAAAATGTTCCGTGACAACTCCGCCATGAGgaaacacttacacacacacggccCACGCGTCCACGTGTGTGCAGAGTGTGGCAAGGCCTTCGTGGAGTCCTCCAAACTCAAGAGACACCAGCTGGTACACACCGGAGAGAAGCCCTTCCAG tgtaCGTTTGAGGGGTGTGGGAAGCGGTTCTCTCTGGACTTCAATCTGCGCACCCACGTTCGCATCCACACAGGTGACCGGCCCTACGTGTGTCCCTTCGATGGCTGCAACAAGAAGTTTGCCCAGAGCACCAACCTCAAGTCACACATTCTGACACACGCCAAGGCAAA GAACAACATGAGAGCAGCCACCAGTAGCACTCCACAGTATGAAACCGACTACAACTCAACTCAGCAGTATGTCCAAGTAGAAATGCCCTCACCAGATGACCAGCAGTTTGTCATCTACACCAGCTAA